One part of the Prunus persica cultivar Lovell chromosome G5, Prunus_persica_NCBIv2, whole genome shotgun sequence genome encodes these proteins:
- the LOC18777715 gene encoding tyrosine--tRNA ligase 1, cytoplasmic — MATEAPEQAPQADGVQSLSISEAPPSSSSNPTIQMSLEEKYQILRSVAEECIQEDELRNLLAHKSEPIAYDGFEPSGRMHIAQGVMKTINVNKMTSAGCRVKIWIADWFAMLNNKMGGDLKKIETVGRYLIEIWRAAGMNLDNGKVEFLWSSKEINSKADEYWPRVMDIAQKNSLKRIIRCSQIMGRNEQEDLTAAQILYPCMQCADIFFLKADICQLGMDQRKVNVLAREYCDDIKKKNKPIILSHHMLPGLQQGQEKMSKSDVSSSIFMEDEEAEVNLKIKKAYCPPNVVEGNPCMEYVKYLILPWFNEFIVERSEKNGGNKTFKSFEELAADYESGELHPADLKSALSKALNKILEPVRSHFKNDKTAKQLLQSVKNYRVSR; from the exons ATGGCGACTGAAGCACCAGAGCAAGCCCCCCAAGCTGATGGAGTCCAATCTCTTTCAATTTCCGAGGCTCCACCATCCAGCTCCTCAAATCCAACCATCCA AATGAGTTTGGAGGAGAAGTACCAGATTTTGAGGAGCGTGGCAGAGGAATGTATTCAGGAGGATGAGCTTCGGAATTTGCTGGCTCATAAGTCCGAACCCATCGCCTATGATGGGTTTGAACCCTCCGGTCGAATGCATATTGCTCag GGAGTTATGAAGACGATAAATGTGAACAAGATGACCTCTGCTGGCTGCAGAGTGAAAATATGGATTGCAGATTGGTTTGCAATGCTAAACAATAAGATGGGGGGTGATTTGAAAAAGATAGAGACTGTTGGGCGCTACTTGATAGAGATATGGAGGGCTGCTGGGATGAATTTGGACAATGGAAAAGTTGAGTTTTTGTGGTCTTCAAAGGAGATTAATTCGAAAGCAGATGAGTACTGGCCTCGTGTGATGGACATAGCTCAAAAGAATAGTCTTAAAAGGATAATTAG ATGTAGTCAGATAATGGGTCGAAATGAGCAAGAGGATTTAACTGCAGCCCAAATTCTCTACCCATGTATGCAATGTGCAGATATATTCTTCCTTAAG GCTGACatctgccagttgggaatggATCAACGCAAAGTGAATGTTCTTGCAAGAGAATATTGTGATGAcatcaagaagaagaacaaacctATTATCCTGTCACACC ACATGTTACCTGGTTTGCAACAAGGGCAGGAGAAGATGTCTAAAAGTGatgtatcatcctccatatTCATGGAAGATGAAGAG GCTGAAGTGAATTTGAAGATAAAGAAAGCTTACTGCCCTCCAAATGTTGTTGAAGGGAATCCATGCATGGAGTATGTGAAGTATCTCATCCTACCTTGGTTCAATGAGTTTATTGTAGAGCGCTCTGAAAAAAATGGCGGAAATAA GACCTtcaaaagctttgaagaattgGCTGCTGATTATGAAAGTGGTGAGCTACATCCAGCTGACCTAAAATCAGCTTTATCAAAAGCATTGAACAAAATACTGGAG CCAGTACGGTCACACTTCAAGAATGACAAAACTGCCAAACAGCTATTGCAAAGTGTCAAG AACTATAGAGTCAGCAGGTGA
- the LOC18776108 gene encoding uncharacterized protein LOC18776108 isoform X2, producing MEEDGGERAQRRHPTSSETLISEPHLDPPSTCSETTLHPGEEDRTESKPELNQTEIFRTLEVVERDSLSIADSFTTLFASLRLALSEVTSNSVDHMHCFSEAAGRLQESVLDCATKGNRYINSSLRKVLRRNVDALDSGVNKLLRLP from the exons ATGGAGGAAGACGGAGGAGAACGAGCTCAACGGCGCCATCCGACGAGCTCCGAAACCCTAATCTCAGAGCCACACCTGGATCCACCGTCCACGTGTTCTGAAACTACACTCCATCCCGGTGAGGAGGACCGCACGGAATCGAAACCCGAGCTGAACCAGACCGAAATATTCCGAACTCTCGAAGTGGTCGAGAGAGACTCTCTCTCCATCGCCGACAGCTTCACCACTCTCTTCGCCTCCCTTCGCCTGGCTCTTTCTGAG GTCACTAGCAACTCGGTTGATCACATGCATTGCTTTAGCGAGGCTGCTGGCCGCCTTCAAGAATCCG tgCTTGATTGTGCTACCAAGGGAAATCGGTATATAAATTCAAGTCTCAG AAAAGTCTTGAGGAGAAATGTTGATGCTCTAGACTCAGGTGTTAACAAGCTCCTCCGACTTCCATGA
- the LOC18776108 gene encoding uncharacterized protein LOC18776108 isoform X1, producing the protein MEEDGGERAQRRHPTSSETLISEPHLDPPSTCSETTLHPGEEDRTESKPELNQTEIFRTLEVVERDSLSIADSFTTLFASLRLALSEVTSNSVDHMHCFSEAAGRLQESVLDCATKGNRYINSSLRLNEEMKGIDSLALQLKVLRRNVDALDSGVNKLLRLP; encoded by the exons ATGGAGGAAGACGGAGGAGAACGAGCTCAACGGCGCCATCCGACGAGCTCCGAAACCCTAATCTCAGAGCCACACCTGGATCCACCGTCCACGTGTTCTGAAACTACACTCCATCCCGGTGAGGAGGACCGCACGGAATCGAAACCCGAGCTGAACCAGACCGAAATATTCCGAACTCTCGAAGTGGTCGAGAGAGACTCTCTCTCCATCGCCGACAGCTTCACCACTCTCTTCGCCTCCCTTCGCCTGGCTCTTTCTGAG GTCACTAGCAACTCGGTTGATCACATGCATTGCTTTAGCGAGGCTGCTGGCCGCCTTCAAGAATCCG tgCTTGATTGTGCTACCAAGGGAAATCGGTATATAAATTCAAGTCTCAG attgaatgaagaaatgaagGGCATAGACAGTCTAGCATTGCAGCT AAAAGTCTTGAGGAGAAATGTTGATGCTCTAGACTCAGGTGTTAACAAGCTCCTCCGACTTCCATGA
- the LOC18776558 gene encoding transcription factor EGL1, whose translation MATRLQNQDRVPENLRKQLALAVRSIEWSYAIFWSISARQPGVLEWGDGYYNGDIKTRKTVQAIELNADQMGLQRSEQLRELYESLSAGEASPQARRPSASLSPEDLADTEWYYLVCMSFVFNVGQGLPGRTLANGQPIWLCNAHYADSKVFTRSLLAKSASIQTVVCFPFLGGVIELGVTELVMEDPDLIQHVKTSFLEVPYPIASKKTNPSVGSTRNDNDLACTVLDHDVMDAKLIPVVGCEEMNATSPNNSSNGLGLNQPADDSFMVEGMNGGASQVQSWQFMDDEFSNFVHHSMDSSDCISQTLVYPEKVPLGPKAEKASDHCLHDLKERNSTKLTSLGPQGTDLQYQSVLSALLKGSHQLILGPNFQNCHQESNFVSWKRGGFVKCRKQRGGSPQKLLKQILFEVPRMHVDCVLESPEDNSNRNGVWRPEADEIGMNHALSERRRREKLNERFCVLKSMVPSISKDDKVSILDDAIEYLKDLEKRVEELESCREPSDLEAKIKRKIQDTIERTSDNCCNTKISNGKKPLVYKRKASDIDETEPEISYVVSKHGSSDNITVNMNKKDVLIEMKFPWREGVLLEIMDATSRLQLDTHSVQSSTADGILSVTIKSRFKGSTVASAGTIQQALQRIARSC comes from the exons ATGGCTACTAGGCTTCAGAACCAGGACCGGGTGCCAGAGAACCTGAGAAAACAGCTTGCTCTTGCTGTGAGAAGCATCGAATGGAGCTATGCAATCTTCTGGTCGATTTCAGCAAGACAACCAGG GGTGTTGGAGTGGGGTGATGGATACTACAATGGAGATATCAAGACAAGAAAAACAGTTCAAGCCATAGAACTTAATGCTGACCAAATGGGATTGCAAAGGAGTGAACAATTGAGAGAACTTTACGAGTCCCTCTCGGCTGGTGAAGCAAGTCCACAAGCTAGAAGGCCTTCGGCATCATTATCACCTGAAGATCTAGCTGATACGGAGTGGTATTACCTAGTTTGCATGTCATTCGTCTTCAACGTTGGACAAGG GTTGCCAGGACGAACATTAGCAAATGGTCAACCTATCTGGCTATGCAATGCTCACTATGCTGATAGTAAAGTGTTTACTCGCTCTCTCCTGGCAAAG AGCGCCTCCATTCAG ACTGTGGTATGCTTTCCATTTTTGGGAGGTGTGATTGAGCTGGGTGTGACTGAGTTG GTTATGGAGGACCCTGATCTCATTCAGCATGTTAAAACATCTTTCTTGGAGGTTCCATATCCCATAGCTTCCAAGAAAACCAATCCTAGTGTAGGAAGCACAAGAAATGACAATGATCTTGCCTGCACTGTGCTTGATCATGATGTTATGGACGCCAAGTTAATTCCTGTTGTAGGATGTGAAGAAATGAATGCGACTTCACCTAATAACAGTTCAAATGGTTTGGGGCTCAATCAACCAGCTGACGATTCATTCATGGTTGAAGGGATGAATGGCGGAGCTTCTCAAGTGCAAAGCTGGCAATTTATGGATGATGAGTTCAGTAATTTTGTACATCATTCTATGGATTCCAGTGACTGTATATCTCAAACTTTGGTATATCCTGAAAAGGTTCCCTTGGGTCCTAAGGCTGAAAAGGCAAGTGACCATTGCCTGCATGATCTTAAAGAGCGCAATAGCACAAAACTGACCTCTTTAGGTCCCCAAGGCACTGACTTGCAGTATCAGAGTGTTCTTTCTGCCCTTTTAAAGGGCTCACACCAATTGATTTTGGGCCCAAACTTCCAAAATTGTCATCAGGAATCTAACTTTGTCAGTTGGAAGAGAGGAGGATTTGTAAAATGCCGGAAACAAAGAGGTGGAAGCCCGCAAAAATTATTGAAGCAGATTTTGTTTGAAGTTCCTCGGATGCATGTTGATTGTGTGCTCGAGTCCCCAGAAGATAACAGTAATAGAAATGGAGTTTGGAGACCAGAGGCTGATGAAATTGGTATGAATCATGCATTATCTGAGAGAAGGCGAAGGGAAAAACTAAATGAAAGATTTTGCGTTTTAAAATCGATGGTCCCCTCGATTAGCAAG GATGACAAAGTATCCATATTAGATGATGCAATAGAATATTTGAAAGATCTTGAGAAAAGAGTTGAAGAGTTGGAATCCTGCCGGGAGCCGTCAGATTTAGAAGCCAAAATAAAGAGGAAAATCCAAGATACTATTGAGAGAACATCTGACAACTGTTGCAACACCAAAATTAGTAATGGGAAGAAGCCATTAGTTTACAAGAGAAAGGCCAGTGACATTGATGAAACGGAGCCAGAAATCAGTTATGTTGTATCAAAGCACGGTTCAAGTGATAATATAACAGTGAATATGAACAAGAAGGATGTTCTAATTGAGATGAAATTTCCTTGGAGGGAAGGAGTGTTGCTAGAGATCATGGATGCCACAAGCCGTCTCCAATTAGATACTCACTCAGTTCAATCATCCACAGCAGATGGGATTCTTTCCGTCACTATTAAATCCAGG TTCAAGGGGTCGACTGTCGCATCAGCAGGGACAATCCAGCAAGCACTTCAGCGAATCGCCAGAAGCTGTTGA
- the LOC18775916 gene encoding uncharacterized protein LOC18775916 translates to MDPKAVKSELVLILDYGSQYTHLITRRIRSLSVFSLCISGTSSLKSITDLNPKVVILSGGPHSVHTPDSPSFPAGFVEWAEANGVFVLGVCYGLQLIVQRLGGEVRVGEKQEYGRMEIEVEINSGLFGSKKVGDKQVVWMSHGDEVAKLPDAFEVVGRSQQGSVAAIESPIRRFYGLQYHPEVTHSPEGMETLRYFLFDICKVSAGWSMENVLDEEIKVIKSTVGTEDHVICALSGGVDSTVAATLVHKAIGDRLHCIFVDNGLLRYKERERVMETFERDLHLPVTCVDATDQFLSELKGVVDPEKKRKIIGKEFISIFDAFAHDLEKKLGRKPSYLVQGTLYPDVIESCPPPGSGRTHSHTIKSHHNVGGLPKDMKLKLIEPLKLLFKDEVRQLGRILDVPQGFLKRHPFPGPGLAVRVLGDVTTGNALDVLRQVDEIFIQSIKDAGLYDEIWQAFAVFLPVRSVGVQGDQRTHSHVVALRAVTSQDGMTADWYYFEHKFLDDVSRKICNSVRGVNRVVQDITSKPPSTIEWE, encoded by the exons ATGGACCCAAAAGCCGTGAAATCGGAGCTCGTCCTGATTCTCGATTATGGCTCCCAATACACCCACCTCATCACCCGCCGAATTCGATCCCTCTCCGTCTTCTCCCTCTGCATCTCCGGCACTAGCTCTCTCAAATCCATCACCGACCTTAACCCTAAGGTCGTCATCCTCTCCGGCGGGCCCCACTCGGTCCACACCCCAGACTCGCCGAGCTTCCCTGCCGGATTCGTCGAGTGGGCCGAGGCCAATGGAGTCTTTGTCCTCGGTGTGTGCTATGGGCTTCAGCTGATAGTGCAGAGGCTTGGCGGGGAAGTTAGGGTTGGGGAGAAGCAGGAGTATGGGAGGATGGAGATTGAGGTGGAGATAAATTCTGGACTTTTTGGGTCCAAGAAAGTTGGGGATAAGCAGGTGGTTTGGATGAGCCATGGCGATGAGGTGGCGAAACTGCCTGATGCTTTCGAGGTCGTGGGGCGGAGCCAGCAGGGATCGGTGGCTGCAATTGAAAGTCCGATTAGGAGGTTCTATGGGTTGCAATACCACCCGGAG GTGACACATTCGCCGGAAGGGATGGAGACACTTCGATActttttatttgatatttgTAAAGTCAGTGCAGGGTGGAGTATGGAAAACGTATTGGATGAAGAAATAAAAGTGATTAAAAGCACAGTAGGGACTGAAGATCATGTCATATGCGCGTTATCAGGAGGTGTCGATTCCACAGTTGCAGCAACTCTTGTTCATAAGGCAATTGGTGATAGGCTTCATTGTATCTTTGTTGACAATGGTTTATTGAG ATATAAGGAGAGAGAACGTGTAATGGAAACCTTTGAAAGAGATCTTCATTTGCCTGTTACTTGTGTGGATGCCACTGATCAATTTCTTAGTGAGCTTAAAGGTGTTGTTGATCctgagaagaaaaggaaaatcattGGAAAGGAGTTCATTAGCATTTTTGATGCTTTTGCACATGATTTGGAGAAAAAATTAGGGAGGAAACCTTCTTACTTGGTCCAAGGGACACTGTATCCAGATGTGATTGAATCTTGCCCACCACCTGGAAGTGGAAGGACACACTCCCACACAATCAAGAGCCATCATAATGTTGGTGGGCTTCCCAAGGACATGAAATTGAAGCTCATTGAGCCTCTTAAGCTTCTATTCAAGGATGAG GTTCGGCAATTAGGGAGGATCTTGGATGTCCCCCAGGGATTTCTAAAGCGCCATCCATTTCCTGGGCCCGGCCTTGCAGTACGAGTCTTGGGTGATGTGACTACAGGCAATGCCTTGGATGTCCTCCGCCAg gTTGATGAGATATTCATACAATCAATCAAAGATGCTGGGTTGTATGATGAAATCTGGCAAGCTTTTGCGGTGTTTTTGCCTGTAAGATCAGTTGGGGTTCAGGGTGATCAAAGAACACATTCTCATGTTGTTGCTCTCAGAGCTGTTACAAGTCAAGATGGGATGACAGCTGATTG GTACTATTTCGAACATAAGTTCCTTGATGATGTATCACGAAAGATCTGCAATAGCGTACGGGGTGTAAACCGAGTAGTTCAAGACATTACGTCGAAGCCTCCCTCCACAATTGAGTGGGAATGA